The Streptomyces sp. WZ-12 genome segment TCCACGTTCTTCACCACGGAGGTCAGGATGTGGTTCTTGTAGCGGGCCAGGCCCGGCTGCCGGTACTGGTCGGAGTCGACGCCGATCGCCCAGGCGCCCTTGACCTTGCTGATCGCCTCGATGGAGCCGGCGCCGGACTGGCCGGCGGCCGAGTAGATCACGTCGATGCCGCTGTCGAGCATGCCCTGGGCCTTGGCCTTGGCGGCGGCCGGGTCGTTGAACCCCTTGTCGTTGTTGGGGTAGAGGTACTGCGAGAGGATCTTGGCCTTGGGGTCGGTGTCGCGCACCCCCTGCTCGAAGCCGGCCTGGAACTTCTGGATCAGCGCGTTGTTCACCCCGCCGATGAAGCCGACCTTGTGGGTCTTGCTCTTCAACGCGGCCGCGACGCCGGCCAGATACGAGCCCTCGTGCTCGGCGAAGACCATCGCGTCGACGTTCTTGCCGGTCGGCACGGCGTCCACCACGCCGAAGGTGATGTCGGGGAAGTCCTTGGCGACGTTCTGCACGGACTGGCTGTAGGCGAAGCCGACGCCGATCACCGGGTTGTAGCCGGCCTCGGCGAAGGAGGTGAGCCGCTGCTCGCGGTCGGCCTCGGTCTCGCCGTTCTTGGCGGTGAGCATCTTGACGTTGACGCCCAGCTTCCGGCGGGCGTTCTCGGCGCCGCGGGCGGCCGCCTCGTTGAACGAGTGGTCGTCCCGGCCGCCGATGTCGAAGGCCAGCCCGACGCCGGCGTGCGAGGCGCGGTGAGCCTCCGCGAAGCTCTGCCCGCAGGCGGTGGCCGTGAGCGCGAGACACCCGGTGGCGGTGGCCGCGGCGACAATCCTGATGACCCGACGCACGGGGCCTTCCCTTCGCTGTCAGCGCCCCCAGTGGCGCTGGCTTGACGGGAGATTAACGCGCGTAGACCTGGCGCAAAACCCTCCGCTGCGCGGCCGTTATCGATTCGTCTCTCAGCGCGCGCCCCGGGAACGCGGCGGGCGGCCGGCCCGAGGCCGACCGCCCGTGCTGGCGGCAAGTGGCGCGATCTATTCGGTCCGCGCGGGATGGAGCAGGGCCGCGGCGGTGAAGAGTTCCACCCCGACGGTGATCGCGTGCTCGTCCACGTCGAAGTCGCCGCGGTGCAGATCGAGGCCGCTCAGCTCGCCGGGCGGGCGGACGCCGAGCCGGGCCATCGCGCCGGGGACGTGTTCGAGGTACCAGGAGAAGTCCTCGCCGCCGAGGGACTGCTCGGTGTCCTCGACGGCCGCGGCGCCCCGGCGGGCGGCCATCGCGTCGTGCAACAACCGGGCGCTGTCCTCCTCGTTGACGACCGGCGGGACGCCGCGGACGTAGTCGATCTGGGACTTGGCGCCGTGCAGGGTGGCGACCTCGTCGATGGCGGCGTGCACCAGGTCCGGCGCCTGCCGCCAGGCGCTCAGGTCCAGGCAGCGGACGGTGCCGGCGAGGGCGGCGCGCTGCGGGATGACGTTGCAGGCGTGGCCGGTCTCCAGGCGGCCCCAGGTGATGGCGAGTCCGACCCGGGCGTCGACCCGGCGGGCGATCAGCGCCGGCACGTCGACGGCGACCCGGGCCGCGGCGGTGACCATGTCGGTGGTCAGGTGCGGGCGGGCGGTGTGGCCGCCGGGCCCTTCGAGGGTGACCTCAAGGCGGTCGCAGGCGGAGGTGATCGGGCCGGTGCGCAGCCCGATCCGGCCGGCGTCCACCCGCGGGTCGCAGTGCACCGCGAGGATCTGCCCGACGCCGTCCAACACCCCGGCCGCGACGGCCTCGGCGGCGCCGCCGGGCAGCACCTCCTCGGCGGGCTGGAACAGCAGCCGCACCGGACGCGTCAGCCGGCCCTCGCGGGCCAGTTCGGCGAGGACCAGGGCGGCGCCGAGCACGACGGTGGTGTGCACGTCGTGCCCGCAGGCGTGGGCCCGGCCGGGGATCGTGGAGGCGTAGTCCACGGTCTTGGTGTCGGGGATGGGCAGGGCGTCGATGTCCGCGCGCAGCGCGAGCCGCCCGCCGGGGGCGTCGTGGTCGCTACCGATGTCACAGACGAGGCCGGTGCCGCCGGTGAGTACCCGGGGGGCGAGGCCGGCATGCTCCAGGCGCTCCTTGAGCGCCGCGGTGGTCCGGTACTCCTGGTTGCCGAGCTCGGGGTGCATGTGCAAGTCACGGCGGAACGCGATGAGTTCGGCGCGGAGGGACGCGGGGAGCGTGCCGGGCAGGGCGGGTGTGTGCGGCTCGTCGGCGGCGCGGGACATCAGTTGGTTCACCCGTTGAAGGTTACGGGTCCGAACGGGGCAACTGGCCCTCGATCAACAAAAGTTCAGCCCCTCAGGGGAAGAAATTTTAGGCAGCCGGGCGCATGGACGGATTTTGCGAGGGGTATGAACGAGGGCTTTATCGCTCGCTGTCAGGCTCAGCTATGAGGTTCGACCGGGGTGTTCGGATCCTTGGTTCGGGTTCCGGGTTCGGGTTCGGGCCGTGCTCCCGGGAGGCGTTGGACATCGCGGGCGGTGCCGGTGACGCCGTCGAGGAAACCCTGGGCGCGCGGGGAGGCGTGGGCGGTGAGCCAGGCGGGGTCGATGTCGCAGACCGCGACCCGGACTCCGGTGCCCTGGAGGGCGAGCGGCAGGGTGTGGACGACGGTGGAGGGGAAGCTGAGCACCAGCCGGCCCACCGGGCCGCGGCGGGCGATCAACTCCAGCGGCAGGTCGGGGCGGACCACCTCCAACCCGGTCTCGGTGGCCAACCGGTGCAGTTTGGCGGTCTTCTCGCGGCGGTGGGCGAAGTAGCGGGTGGCGCCGTGCGCGCGGGCGAGGCGGGCGACCGCGGCCAGATAGCGGTCGGCGTCGACGACACCGGTCTCCACCAACGAGGTGCCGACGATGTCGGCGGTGCGGGTCAGCCGGGGCGGACCGAAGCGGCTGCGGGTCCAGGCGAAGTCGTTGGCGGTGACGACCATCCCGTCGGGCACCTGGACCGGCATGGAGCTGAACAGGGCGACGGTGCGGCGGCGTCGGGCGTCCTGGGGTCCGGGGGTGAGGCGGCGCCGGGCGGCGCCGGCGAACGGTGCGAACAGCAGGTCGCGGGGGCCGCGCCCGGCGCCGTGCCGGTGCCAGCGCACCAGCCGTTCGCCGCGGGCGAGTTGGCCGATGAACTCCATGGTGGCGGTGCCGTCGTCGACCACCACCAGGTCGCGGGCCCTGCTCAGGCCCAACAGCAGTTGCACGTAACGGGAGAACGGGTCGCCGAGGACGACCCGTTGGGCCCGGCGGAGCAGCGGGGTGAGGCCGCCGATGGTGCGCAGCGGGGCGGCGGTGCCGCCGCGGGCCTCCTCCCAGCGGACGGTGTGCCCCTCGTCGCGGGCGAGTTCGGCCATCCTGCGCAACTGGCCGCGGGTCATCGGGTCGTGCGGGGCGAGCACGACGACGGTGAGCTCGGCGGCCCCACCTCCGCGGGCCCAGCCGTGCGCCCATTCCAGGACGTTGAGGAGTTGCACCGGGCTCTCGACGAAGGCGAGGGTGCCGGTTTCCGCGGGGGCGGGGCTCATCTGGTCACCGTCGGATTCGGTCCGGTTGCGCTGCCGGGGGACCCCGAGGAGGCGACGGGCGGGAGTCCCCTTCGCCTCCTCGGGCGGGACCTCGGCGCCGGTGGCGCGGGCCCCTTCGGATGGGCACACGTGGTGAACTCCGCTCCCCGCGTCAGACGGTGGCCGGCTCGCGGTCGGTGGCGGAGCCGGTGTCCGCGCCCTGTGCGGCTTCGGCCTCGGCGACCACACCGGGGACCCGGCGCAGCTTCTTCATCGGGCCGAGCTCGCTCTCGTAGACCTTCTTGACGCCGTCGCCGAGCGACTCCTCGATGGTGCGGATGTCGCGGACCAGGCGGGTCAGGCCCTGCGGCTCGACGGAGGCGGCCTGGTCGGAGCCCCACATCGCGCGGTCGAGGGTGATGTGCCGCTCGACGAAGGCGGCGCCGAGGGCGACCGCGGCGAGGGTGGTCTGCAGGCCGGTCTCGTGGCCGCTGTAGCCGATCGGGACGTTGGGGTACTCGGCCTGGAGGGTGTGGATCATCCGGAGGTTGAGCTCCTCGGCCTTGGCCGGGTAGGTGCTGGTGGCGTGGCAGAGCACGATGTTGTCGCTGCCGAGCACCTCGACGGCGTGCCGGATCTGCTTCGGGGTGGACATGCCGGTCGACAGGATGACCGCGCGGCCGGTGGCGCGCAGGGCGCGCAGCAGCTCGTCGTCGGTGAGGGAGGCGGAGGCGACCTTGTAGCAGGGCACGTCGAACTTCTCCAGGAACGCGACGGATTCGACGTCCCAGGGGGAGGCGAACCACGCGATGCCGCGCTTCTTGCAGTACGCGTCGATGGCGCGGTAGCCGTCCTCGTCGAACTCCACGCGGTGGCGGTACTCGATGTAGGTCATCCGGCCCCAGGGGGTGTCGCGCTCGATGTCCCACTGGTCGCGCGGGGTGCAGACCTCCGGGGTCCGCTTCTGGAACTTGACCGCGTCGCAGCCGGCGTCCGCGGCGGCGTCGATCAGCCGGTACGCGTTCTCCAGGTCGCCGTTGTGGTTGATGCCGATCTCGCCGGTGACGTAGACGGGGCGGCCGGGGCCGACCTCGCGGTCGCCGAGGGAGCGGAGGCGGGAGTTGCTGCTCATGGGAGGTTCCTTCGTTCCGTGTTCGGGGGGCGTGCTGGGTGGGGGACGGGGGCTTGCGGGGGCGGGCGGCGGCTAGAGGGACGGGCCCAGGAGCCAGCCGGCGATCTCGCGGATGGCTCCGCTGCCGCCGGGGGTGGTGGTGACCGCGCGGGCCGCGCCGCGCACCACGTCGTGGGCCGAGGCGACCGCGACCGGCCAGCCGACGAGGTCGAAGCAGGGCAGGTCGTTGACGTCGTTGCCGACGTAGAGCACCCGCTCCGGGGTGACGTGGGACGCCTCGCACCACTGCTTCAGGGCGACGTCCTTGCGGTCGATGCCGTGCAGGACGGGCACCTTGAGCTTGCGGGCGCGGGCGGCGACCACCGGGTTCTGCTCGGTGGAGAGGATCAGCAGCTTCAGCCCGGAGCGGCGCAG includes the following:
- a CDS encoding BMP family lipoprotein, yielding MRRVIRIVAAATATGCLALTATACGQSFAEAHRASHAGVGLAFDIGGRDDHSFNEAAARGAENARRKLGVNVKMLTAKNGETEADREQRLTSFAEAGYNPVIGVGFAYSQSVQNVAKDFPDITFGVVDAVPTGKNVDAMVFAEHEGSYLAGVAAALKSKTHKVGFIGGVNNALIQKFQAGFEQGVRDTDPKAKILSQYLYPNNDKGFNDPAAAKAKAQGMLDSGIDVIYSAAGQSGAGSIEAISKVKGAWAIGVDSDQYRQPGLARYKNHILTSVVKNVDVAVFDLIQSVQRHQPLTGVHTYDTKHGGVSLATSGGFIKDIQPQIDAARKKIIEGQVKVKETP
- a CDS encoding amidohydrolase, encoding MSRAADEPHTPALPGTLPASLRAELIAFRRDLHMHPELGNQEYRTTAALKERLEHAGLAPRVLTGGTGLVCDIGSDHDAPGGRLALRADIDALPIPDTKTVDYASTIPGRAHACGHDVHTTVVLGAALVLAELAREGRLTRPVRLLFQPAEEVLPGGAAEAVAAGVLDGVGQILAVHCDPRVDAGRIGLRTGPITSACDRLEVTLEGPGGHTARPHLTTDMVTAAARVAVDVPALIARRVDARVGLAITWGRLETGHACNVIPQRAALAGTVRCLDLSAWRQAPDLVHAAIDEVATLHGAKSQIDYVRGVPPVVNEEDSARLLHDAMAARRGAAAVEDTEQSLGGEDFSWYLEHVPGAMARLGVRPPGELSGLDLHRGDFDVDEHAITVGVELFTAAALLHPARTE
- a CDS encoding N-acetylneuraminate synthase family protein; the encoded protein is MSSNSRLRSLGDREVGPGRPVYVTGEIGINHNGDLENAYRLIDAAADAGCDAVKFQKRTPEVCTPRDQWDIERDTPWGRMTYIEYRHRVEFDEDGYRAIDAYCKKRGIAWFASPWDVESVAFLEKFDVPCYKVASASLTDDELLRALRATGRAVILSTGMSTPKQIRHAVEVLGSDNIVLCHATSTYPAKAEELNLRMIHTLQAEYPNVPIGYSGHETGLQTTLAAVALGAAFVERHITLDRAMWGSDQAASVEPQGLTRLVRDIRTIEESLGDGVKKVYESELGPMKKLRRVPGVVAEAEAAQGADTGSATDREPATV